From a single Piliocolobus tephrosceles isolate RC106 chromosome 21, ASM277652v3, whole genome shotgun sequence genomic region:
- the TRAPPC6A gene encoding trafficking protein particle complex subunit 6A isoform X2, which produces MDTTKSPCDEGQKMSLSVLEGMGFRVGQALGERLPRETLAFREELDVLKFLCKDLWVAVFQKQMDSLRTNHQGTYVLQDNSFPLLLPMASGLQYLEEAPKFLAFTCGLLRGALCTLGIESVVTASVAALPVCKFQVVIPKS; this is translated from the exons GGACAGAAGATGAGCCTGTCGGTCCTGGAGGGTATGGGGTTCCGCGTGGGCCAGGCTCTAGGCGAGAG ACTGCCCCGGGAGACGCTGGCCTTCAGGGAGGAGCTGGATGTCCTCAAGTTCTTGTGCAAAGACCTGTGGGTGGCTGTGTTCCAGAAGCAGATGGACAGCCTGCGCACCAATCACCAG GGGACCTACGTCCTGCAAGACAACagcttccccctcctccttccgATGGCCTCTGGCCTGCAGTATCTGGAGGAAGCGCCCAAG TTCCTGGCCTTCACCTGCGGCCTCCTGCGTGGCGCCCTCTGTACCCTGGGCATTGAGAGTGTGGTCACCGCTTCCGTGGCAGCCCTGCCCGTCT GTAAGTTCCAGGTGGTGATTCCGAAATCCTAA
- the TRAPPC6A gene encoding trafficking protein particle complex subunit 6A isoform X3 gives MSLSVLEGMGFRVGQALGERLPRETLAFREELDVLKFLCKDLWVAVFQKQMDSLRTNHQGTYVLQDNSFPLLLPMASGLQYLEEAPKFLAFTCGLLRGALCTLGIESVVTASVAALPVCKFQVVIPKS, from the exons ATGAGCCTGTCGGTCCTGGAGGGTATGGGGTTCCGCGTGGGCCAGGCTCTAGGCGAGAG ACTGCCCCGGGAGACGCTGGCCTTCAGGGAGGAGCTGGATGTCCTCAAGTTCTTGTGCAAAGACCTGTGGGTGGCTGTGTTCCAGAAGCAGATGGACAGCCTGCGCACCAATCACCAG GGGACCTACGTCCTGCAAGACAACagcttccccctcctccttccgATGGCCTCTGGCCTGCAGTATCTGGAGGAAGCGCCCAAG TTCCTGGCCTTCACCTGCGGCCTCCTGCGTGGCGCCCTCTGTACCCTGGGCATTGAGAGTGTGGTCACCGCTTCCGTGGCAGCCCTGCCCGTCT GTAAGTTCCAGGTGGTGATTCCGAAATCCTAA